A single genomic interval of Musa acuminata AAA Group cultivar baxijiao chromosome BXJ3-4, Cavendish_Baxijiao_AAA, whole genome shotgun sequence harbors:
- the LOC135636185 gene encoding LRR receptor-like serine/threonine-protein kinase RPK2: MPMPPRRRTLASSFLVVLLLLMAIASFGDKADLDTRGAERSALLGFKGHVSADPAGLLRGWGPGPDHCSWPGVGCDDRSRVVSLNISAKDGGFLLPCSRSGPYRRSCGDPRRRLAGTLSSAVGNLSDLRVLSLPFHGFDGVIPGEVWGLENLEVLDLESSSFSGRLPSLFPRKLRVLNLGSNLLQGEIPPSLSRCVELETLDLSGNQINGTIPGFLNGFSKLRELYLSFNRLGGSIPEEIGYGYRSLQILDLSGNLLVGSIPTKLGNCAKLRVLLLSSNLLDGSIPSELGRLSKLEVLDVSRNRLNGFVPAELGNCLELSVLVLLNLHHPMSDDEASNSVDKDEYNYFQGKLAENITALPKLRVLWAPRATFEGEIPGNWGSCESLETVNLGENRFTGMVPKVFGQCRNLRFLNLSSNNLVGCLDKELPVPCMDVFDVSGNQLSASIPRSTHEQCPSSRIPAHDLSSSYSSFFAYKSRSGLAFPFPETAGEFFIYHNFGRNNFTGTLPSLPVDNHRHANQTIYAFLANGNHLSGSLSAFALGMCNKVNHLIIDISDNMISGGFTSEVGAKCRSLVVLKVASNQISETIPASIGLLENLVSLDLSRNWLQGEIPASLKQLQSLKYLSLAGNNLSGHVPSGLGQLQSLKVLDLSSNSLTGYIPSDLVKMENLTTLLLNNNNLSGIIPSAFAKVASLSRFNVSFNNLSGSLPFNASTLRCDSLHGNPFLQSCHIYALSVPSSDLLGSSQSSQPFTNSPTGNSSDDSSSGGFSSVEIAAVASAAAIVSVILALIVLYIYARKCIPRPPIGASGRKEVTVFVDIGVPLTYESVVLATGGFNASNCIGSGGFGATYKAEISPGILVAIKRLAVGRFQGVQQFHAEIKTLGRWRHPNLVTLIGYHVSDSEMFLIYNYFPGGNLERFIQERSKRSVDWRMLHKIALNIACALVHLHDQCMPRILHRDVKPSNILLDDECNAYLSDFGLARLLGNSETHATTGVKGTFGYVAPEYAMTCRVSDKADVYSYGVVLLELISDKKALDPSFSPYGDGFNIVTWACMLLQKGRAHEFFTEGLWDVAPHDDLVGILHLGVKCTVESLSIRPTMKQVVKKLREIQPPHYGHG, from the coding sequence ATGCCGATGCCACCACGCCGGAGAACTCTTGCTTCCTCCttcctcgtcgtcctcctcctcttgaTGGCCATCGCTTCCTTCGGCGACAAAGCCGATCTGGACACTCGTGGAGCGGAGCGATCCGCGCTGCTTGGTTTCAAGGGCCACGTCTCGGCTGACCCCGCCGGGCTACTCCGCGGCTGGGGCCCCGGCCCCGACCACTGCTCCTGGCCCGGCGTCGGTTGCGACGACCGGTCCCGGGTCGTCTCCCTCAATATCTCCGCGAAAGATGGCGGTTTTCTTCTTCCCTGCTCCCGGTCCGGCCCGTATCGTCGGAGCTGCGGCGATCCCCGACGAAGGCTGGCGGGAACGTTGAGCTCCGCCGTCGGGAATCTTTCCGACCTAAGGGTGCTGTCCTTGCCGTTCCATGGCTTTGATGGCGTGATCCCTGGCGAGGTCTGGGGTTTGGAGAACCTGGAAGTGCTTGACCTCGAGAGTAGCTCGTTCTCTGGTAGGCTTCCCTCGCTTTTCCCTAGAAAGTTGCGTGTGCTAAATCTGGGGTCCAATTTGCTTCAAGGTGagatccctccctccctctcgagATGTGTGGAATTAGAGACCCTAGACCTATCCGGCAACCAGATCAATGGAACGATTCCAGGGTTTCTTAATGGTTTTTCCAAACTAAGAGAGCTGTATCTCTCTTTTAATCGTCTCGGAGGATCGATTCCTGAGGAGATTGGCTATGGGTACCGTAGTCTTCAGATTTTGGACTTGTCTGGAAATTTATTGGTCGGAAGCATTCCAACCAAACTAGGCAACTGCGCCAAGCTGCGTGTTCTGTTGCTGTCCTCCAATCTTTTGGATGGCTCTATTCCTTCTGAGCTTGGGCGATTGAGCAAGCTTGAAGTTTTAGATGTCTCCAGGAACCGTTTGAATGGATTCGTACCTGCAGAGCTGGGGAACTGCTTAGAATTGTCTGTCCTTGTTCTTCTGAATCTACATCATCCCATGTCGGATGATGAAGCTTCAAATTCTGTTGATAAGGATGAATATAATTATTTCCAAGGCAAACTTGCTGAAAACATCACGGCTCTGCCGAAGCTTAGGGTGCTTTGGGCACCAAGGGCAACGTTTGAAGGGGAGATTCCTGGCAACTGGGGTTCTTGTGAGAGCTTGGAAACAGTTAACTTGGGTGAGAATCGTTTCACAGGAATGGTACCTAAAGTGTTTGGCCAGTGCCGAAACCTCAGATTTCTTAATCTAAGCTCAAACAATTTGGTGGGTTGCCTTGACAAGGAGCTTCCTGTGCCCTGTATGGATGTCTTTGATGTCAGCGGGAATCAGTTATCTGCCTCCATCCCAAGGTCTACTCACGAGCAATGCCCTTCATCTCGGATCCCCGCACACGACCTGTCTTCGTCTTATTCTTCATTCTTTGCTTATAAGAGTCGCAGTGGACTTGCCTTTCCTTTTCCTGAAACTGCTGGTGAATTTTTCATATATCACAATTTTGGAAGGAATAATTTTACAGGTACTCTGCCTTCTTTACCAGTGGACAATCATAGGCATGCTAACCAGACTATTTATGCATTTCTGGCTAATGGGAACCATCTCTCTGGGTCTCTTAGTGCTTTTGCCTTGGGGATGTGCAACAAAGTGAATCACCTAATCATTGACATCAGCGACAACATGATATCCGGTGGGTTTACATCAGAAGTAGGTGCAAAATGCAGGTCTCTTGTGGTTCTGAAAGTTGCTAGCAATCAGATTTCAGAAACAATTCCTGCAAGTATTGGGTTACTAGAAAATCTTGTTAGTCTGGATTTAAGTAGGAATTGGCTGCAGGGTGAGATACCTGCTAGTCTTAAACAGTTACAAAGTTTGAAATATCTCTCATTAGCCGGTAACAATCTTAGTGGCCATGTCCCATCTGGCTTGGGTCAGTTGCAATCCCTCAAGGTTTTGGATCTCTCATCAAATTCCCTCACTGGTTATATTCCTAGTGATCTTGTGAAGATGGAAAATCTTACCACCCTTTTACTTAACAACAACAATCTTTCTGGGATTATTCCTTCTGCTTTTGCTAAAGTGGCATCACTTTCTAGGTTCAATGTTTCCTTCAATAATTTGTCTGGATCATTGCCTTTTAATGCCAGTACATTGAGATGTGATAGTCTTCATGGTAATCCATTTCTCCAGTCTTGTCATATCTATGCTCTCTCTGTTCCATCCTCTGATTTGCTGGGGAGCAGCCAGAGTTCGCAACCATTTACCAACTCACCAACAGGAAACTCTTCAGATGACAGCAGCAGTGGTGGCTTTAGTTCTGTTGAAATTGCTGCAGTTGCTTCAGCTGCGGCCATCGTTTCAGTCATTCTAGCTCTAATTGTTCTCTATATTTATGCAAGAAAGTGCATACCTAGGCCCCCCATTGGAGCTTCTGGAAGAAAGGAAGTGACTGTTTTTGTGGATATTGGTGTTCCGCTAACCTATGAGAGTGTTGTCCTAGCCACAGGGGGTTTCAATGCTAGCAACTGCATTGGCAGTGGAGGATTCGGGGCTACATATAAGGCTGAGATTTCACCAGGCATTCTGGTTGCTATAAAGAGACTTGCAGTAGGGAGGTTTCAAGGTGTTCAACAGTTTCATGCAGAAATCAAGACCCTTGGGAGATGGCGGCACCCTAATCTTGTGACCCTAATAGGATACCATGTTAGCGACTCTGAGATGTttcttatatataattattttccaGGAGGTAATTTAGAGAGATTTATACAGGAAAGATCAAAAAGGTCTGTGGATTGGAGGATGCTTCACAAGATTGCTTTAAACATTGCATGTGCACTTGTTCATCTGCATGATCAGTGCATGCCCCGCATCCTTCATCGAGATGTTAAACCTAGCAACATACTGTTGGACGATGAATGTAATGCTTATCTCTCTGACTTTGGATTGGCGAGGCTTCTAGGAAATTCTGAAACCCATGCGACCACTGGTGTCAAGGGAACATTTGGTTATGTTGCTCCGGAGTATGCAATGACTTGTCGAGTGTCTGATAAAGCAGATGTATATAGCTACGGTGTGGTGCTGTTGGAATTAATTTCAGACAAAAAAGCATTGGATCCTTCCTTCTCTCCATatggtgatggcttcaatattgtTACCTGGGCATGCATGCTGCTGCAAAAAGGCCGTGCTCACGAATTTTTCACTGAGGGACTGTGGGATGTGGCTCCGCATGATGATTTGGTAGGGATTTTGCACCTAGGTGTCAAGTGTACTGTTGAATCACTTTCTATTAGGCCCACAATGAAGCAAGTTGTTAAGAAGCTAAGGGAAATCCAACCTCCACATTATGGGCATGGTTAA
- the LOC103982144 gene encoding ninja-family protein AFP3 → MEEEEEVSSPVQCCPRDFLRRFGSGGGEELTEAKRGEPSEVEHSLGLSLGGCSGNEPIDRCTASVFPFRKALPEAVAAAAVPADAEEQRKRKELQSRKRKRSEKRDRKGDILDEEMEDGQRPSAAANGVVPPALATKPRAGMVDGSKCFRPETQASIGSQGSGCSGVSEFNCGAKQGIEESKPTKAVNATAMNAGRVMGDTKEVERDMMPCVSATGDGPNGTRIEGFLYKYRKGEDVRIVCVCHGRFFTPAEFVKHAGGGDVAHPLRHIVVNPFPSAFL, encoded by the exons atggaggaggaggaggaggtctcgTCTCCGGTACAGTGCTGCCCGAGGGATTTCCTGAGGCGTTTCGGGAGTGGTGGCGGAGAGGAGCTGACGGAGGCCAAGAGGGGAGAGCCCTCCGAGGTGGAGCACAGCCTCGGCCTCTCGTTGGGCGGTTGCTCCGGGAACGAGCCCATCGATAGGTGCACGGCCTCCGTGTTCCCTTTCCGGAAGGCCCTCCCTGAGgctgtggcggcggcggcggtgcctGCGGATGCCGAGGAGCAGAGGAAGCGAAAGGAGCTGCAGAGCCGGAAGAGGAAGAGGTCGGAGAAGAGAGACAGGAAAGGTGATATTTTGGACGAGGAGATGGAGGACGGGCAGAGGCCATCTGCGGCGGCGAATGGCGTCGTTCCGCCGGCATTGGCGACGAAGCCCAGAGCTGGAATGGTCGACGGTTCCAAGTGCTTCAGGCCGGAAACGCAAGCATCCATCGGATCTCAGGGGAGCGGCTGCTCCGGCGTCTCCGAGTTCAACTGCGGGGCAAAGCAAG GCATAGAGGAAAGCAAACCCACGAAAGCAGTCAATGCTACTGCGATGAATGCTGGAAGGGTGATGGGAGACACGAAAGAGGTAGAGAGGGACATGATGCCATGCGTTTCTGCTACGGGAGATGGACCAAATGGAACAAGGATCGAAGGGTTCCTCTACAAGTACAGGAAAGGGGAGGATGTAAGGATCGTGTGCGTGTGCCATGGCAGATTCTTCACCCCTGCTGAGTTCGTCAAGCACGCCGGAGGTGGAGATGTGGCGCACCCACTCAGACACATTGTGGTCAACCCCTTCCCCTCGGCATTCCTGTAA
- the LOC135635397 gene encoding uncharacterized protein LOC135635397 — protein sequence MASAGKALSQSFKKFFKMPWEITGPCSSPEYRSSLPKATEYRRFCPATAPAKVCVPTTEPETVFDIKYYTRDRRRDRPPVRRTLLRKADVERIMAAKTFGPDDFPKVYLTEKVEEDENARGGGYQ from the coding sequence ATGGCGTCCGCTGGCAAAGCCCTCTCGCAATCGTTCAAGAAGTTCTTCAAGATGCCGTGGGAGATCACCGGGCCCTGCTCCAGCCCCGAGTACCGTAGCTCCCTCCCCAAGGCCACCGAGTACCGCCGCTTCTGCCCCGCCACCGCGCCCGCCAAGGTCTGCGTCCCCACCACGGAACCCGAAACCGTCTTCGACATCAAGTACTACACGCGCGATCGTCGCCGCGATCGGCCCCCCGTTCGCCGGACTCTCCTCAGGAAGGCCGACGTTGAGCGGATCATGGCCGCCAAAACCTTCGGTCCTGATGATTTCCCCAAGGTCTACCTCACCGAGAAGGTGGAGGAGGACGAAAATGCCCGGGGCGGCGGGTACCAGTAG
- the LOC103982142 gene encoding uncharacterized protein LOC103982142, with translation MINRSREKEKATRQEGATSDGKFPVSSRPWLGLRNPRIVRVSRAFGGKDRHSKVSTIRGLRDRRVRLSVPTAIQLYDLQDKLGVDQPSKAVDWLLAAAQHEIDKLPPLPFPPASFTQLGQSFPISTAFSYHHPITSQGLALTLHDKDVKCADETGDCPLALFSSAAENDGVLGNKAAELAKFPGFSLSSSVRTDVTTRQVIGEGKNDDNVRSYCAQVSEACDNSLTGSGSNLIPHASHYYHSNPANSNAYEHQFGGNSSSPPSVPGSQLVFYASGGTPPMFPTYMTPPNGSSSRQSIHIPSAASQDLRSSCETFLRSGSHVSVRPSQQRSSSGVHRPFDRHEN, from the coding sequence atgataaataGATCGAGAGAAAAGGAGAAGGCGACCAGACAAGAAGGTGCCACGAGCGATGGCAAATTCCCGGTGAGCTCCAGACCATGGCTGGGACTAAGGAACCCACGAATCGTTCGCGTTTCTCGCGCGTTCGGAGGGAAAGACCGGCACAGCAAGGTCAGCACCATCAGAGGATTGAGGGACAGGCGCGTGAGGCTCTCCGTCCCAACTGCCATTCAACTCTATGATCTGCAAGATAAGCTGGGAGTCGATCAACCAAGCAAGGCCGTCGACTGGTTGCTTGCTGCTGCTCAACACGAGATCGACAAGCTGCCTCCGCTTCCGTTTCCACCGGCAAGTTTCACACAACTCGGCCAATCGTTTCCGATCTCGACCGCTTTCTCCTATCATCATCCAATCACATCCCAAGGCCTTGCGCTTACTCTTCACGACAAAGATGTCAAGTGTGCAGATGAAACCGGAGATTGCCCCTTGGCATTGTTTTCGTCGGCGGCGGAAAACGACGGAGTTCTTGGGAATAAAGCAGCTGAGCTCGCCAAGTTTCCAGGTTTCAGTTTGAGTTCAAGCGTAAGAACAGATGTTACGACGAGACAGGTTATCGGAGAAGGCAAAAACGACGACAACGTCCGAAGTTATTGTGCACAGGTTTCCGAAGCCTGTGATAATTCGTTGACAGGCTCGGGAAGTAATTTGATCCCACATGCTTCCCACTACTATCACTCGAATCCGGCAAATTCGAATGCATATGAGCACCAGTTTGGAGGCAACTCATCTTCGCCGCCATCGGTTCCTGGATCCCAACTGGTCTTTTATGCCTCAGGAGGCACACCGCCGATGTTTCCAACGTATATGACCCCTCCGAACGGCTCGAGTTCGAGGCAGTCGATCCACATTCCATCTGCAGCTTCACAAGATCTCCGATCAAGTTGTGAAACATTTCTTCGGTCCGGCAGCCATGTATCGGTGAGACCTTCTCAGCAAAGATCATCATCCGGTGTTCACCGTCCGTTCGATCGTCATGAGAACTAG